From Ignavibacterium sp.:
TTAGTTGGATTGACCACAAGATTTTAATTTTGAGTTTTAATATATCCTTTCTAAAAAAATCCTTTATCTCTATCTTTGATTAGAAATTATTCATTCACTGAGTTTTAAGTATGCACGAATATATTGGCGCAATTCACATTCATTCAGTTTTTTCAGATGGTACGGGCGAAGTTCCGGATATAGCTAAGTTTGCTGATGAGGTTGGTCTTGATTTTATTATGCTAACAGACCACAATACAGTAAGAGCTTTGACTGAAGGTTATGAAAAATGGTATGGCAACACATTGCTTCTTGTTGGCTGTGAAATAAATGATAAAGAAAATAAAAATCATTATCTGGCTTTTGGAATTGATGAAGCATTTTCCACCAGAACTCCGGCAAAGAAATATGTTGCAAAAGTTAAAGAGCTTGGTGGAATTGGATTTATTGCTCATCCTCATGAAAAAAGAACTCATAAAGAACATCCTGCATACCCTTGGGTTGATTGGGAAATTGAAGACTTTACAGGAATTGAAATCTGGAATCATATGTCAGAATGGGTTGAAAATCTTACTGAAGAAAATAAATATCGCTCTTTTCTTCATCCGCTAAGAACAATTACAGCACCTCCTAAAGAAACACTTAAAGTATGGGATGAATTGAATCTTAAAAGAAGAGTTGTCGGTATTGGTGGAGTTGATGCACATGCACACAAATATAATCTGGTCGGATTTCTTGAAGTAGAAATTTTTCCTTACAAAGTACTTTTCAAATCAATAAGAACTCATGTTTTATTGGATAAAGAAATCAAAAAAGGTAAAAGCCAGAAAGATATTGAAACAGCCAAATGGCAAATCTATAATGCACTAAGAGAAGGAAGATGTTTCGTTGCGAATGATTATGTCGCCGAGTCTAAAGGATTCAGATTT
This genomic window contains:
- a CDS encoding CehA/McbA family metallohydrolase; protein product: MHEYIGAIHIHSVFSDGTGEVPDIAKFADEVGLDFIMLTDHNTVRALTEGYEKWYGNTLLLVGCEINDKENKNHYLAFGIDEAFSTRTPAKKYVAKVKELGGIGFIAHPHEKRTHKEHPAYPWVDWEIEDFTGIEIWNHMSEWVENLTEENKYRSFLHPLRTITAPPKETLKVWDELNLKRRVVGIGGVDAHAHKYNLVGFLEVEIFPYKVLFKSIRTHVLLDKEIKKGKSQKDIETAKWQIYNALREGRCFVANDYVAESKGFRFYAEQKGKIFNMGESISDSKNILLHVLLPGAESEIRLIRNGHLVELVKGLSAEFEINKKGAYRVEIYKDGRAWIFSNHIRIGI